The Saccharomycodes ludwigii strain NBRC 1722 chromosome II, whole genome shotgun sequence genome window below encodes:
- a CDS encoding uncharacterized protein (similar to Saccharomyces cerevisiae YPL016W | SWI1 | SWItching deficient): MISPMSTNLRQKHDEQHEISTLNTQQQQQNTHDNTAPSGNSNNIPSFKQDQTQVLIMLEKSAFLENLINTLYLEKKNLLNNISLNNKGNYPAPPNYQFLSYILTSQFKSVVFKDGTNSVGLIDYMVNIVDFNKVCSVYVDCLYRYLEWCQLVNLTLYPIKNLVTNKQVLKFLIEDQFKYLYGEELINLNFEALLFFRYLQEIIFVNKPVVIYTTCNGISNDEIDTEFGKAIWEPLDSNKLLSYIHKASVTSDLIVNTNNNAPNYDYYENGTTNSNEENIYYYNKDNNNTNNNHLNEIQAENNFLRQKIIDLENHVNNLNGTIMNLQKIMQNNSNRGNISAISNNKLSDDEVVPPTENTEQVSDSGRTAENMVNSQNGSLLNSVPITHNNKPSHFYYSGKNLVAKSANFTKNTEFHSSSTMPATIAPEGNIAFDTSIANNNAPTHDINVSNSNVLGPNSTKTANSDVNNLNLGVTSNPKMLKTVNTDNNVSSGNITSNAVENERVSHTLENDVPIETIQRSDASPMSNSLVTTNPNSSSVLVQQPTLNNGSNAGSTNIFPHINTNNMDNYRRSSSFVYFNPYYNTNTGYNHSVVSFTSGVNNNSNSYAVNGPAPIRNLSTPSLTGTFTPNVNFPTGTSISFPQQPQFYTAFTNNPYTLNANNPNFMFTPAATIHSNSNASANTINTTASSINYIDTMVIDKPDTITNTAGAISVSNSATNIPTHVINVASDDLPTFIADDNNTTTGKRSSTSNQMGTHKRYKADSASPKSITTNVNDNGYIIVDVDNTNKGKIQDFETKDKYKSDDKDKKRDIYLYKDQDKDKFVEKSDCILKGTIANTDVNSNDRIYGIYNSSHSNSTAHSNTNNNKNSSSNHHPIFRSKAPVLTKGDLFKKPYDPITGKNYFFVDVSSADVDSKKNKRKQKKKSTNENNKDDGLILTAPCPEFNIQLEQDICNVYNIYNEYYGSLKIQIEGYTRDYGKKGLIKFTKKRTYQKRKALVALIEKICSFYNDEYDPEKVVDIIEKYRLEQNKSVAWVCNNLNEFKNSLMEYSEVIFKALSEDDNDGGNNGHSWNPNDNDDEADD; encoded by the coding sequence ATGATTTCACCCATGTCAACAAATCTACGACAGAAACATGATGAACAACACGAAATTTCAACATTAAAtacacaacaacaacaacaaaatacaCATGATAATACTGCTCCTTCCGGAAActctaataatattccCTCATTTAAACAAGACCAAACTCAGgttttaataatgttgGAGAAAAGTGCTTTTCtggaaaatttaataaacacTTTATATctcgaaaaaaaaaacctacTAAACAACATATCGCTAAATAACAAAGGTAATTACCCTGCACCACCAAACTATCAGTTTTTAAGTTATATATTAACATCTCAATTTAAATCGGTTGTTTTCAAAGATGGCACTAATTCCGTGGGATTAATAGACTACATGGTAAACATTGTTGATTTTAACAAAGTATGCAGTGTTTATGTTGATTGTCTATACCGCTACCTTGAATGGTGTCAATTGGTTAATCTAACTTTATATCCTATCAAAAATTTAGTCACTAATAaacaagttttaaaatttttaattgaggaccaatttaaatatttgtatgGGGAAGAGTTGAtcaatttaaattttgaagctttattatttttcaggTATTTACAAgagattatttttgtaaataagCCTGTTGTAATATATACTACTTGTAATGGTATAAGCAATGATGAAATTGATACCGAGTTTGGCAAAGCGATTTGGGAGCCTCTAGATTCAAATAAACTTTTGTCCTACATACACAAAGCTTCAGTGACTAGTGATCTTATtgttaatactaataacaacGCTCCaaattatgattattacGAAAATGGTACCACTAATAGTAACGAAGAGAACATATATTACTATAATAaagacaacaacaatacgAACAACAATCATTTAAACGAAATACAAGcggaaaataattttttaaggcaaaaaattatagattTAGAAAATCATGTCAATAACTTGAACGGCACGATAAtgaatttacaaaaaataatgcagaataatagtaatagagGTAATATTTCAGctattagtaataataaactttcTGACGATGAGGTAGTACCGCCAACAGAAAATACAGAACAAGTTTCTGATTCAGGAAGAACTGCTGAAAACATGGTAAACTCACAAAATGGttctttattaaattcGGTACCAATTACACATAATAACAAACCTTCACATTTCTATTATTCAGGGAAAAATTTAGTTGCAAAAAGTGCTAACTTTACTAAAAATACGGAATTTCATTCTTCAAGCACTATGCCAGCCACTATTGCACCTGAAGGAAATATAGCATTTGACACAAGTAttgcaaataataatgcacCCACGCATGATATTAACGTATCAAATTCAAACGTATTGGGTCCTAATTCTACCAAGACAGCTAATTCCGAcgtaaataatttaaatttaggCGTAACTTCTAATCCTAAAATGCTCAAGACTGTTAACAcagataataatgttaGTAGCGGAAATATAACAAGCAATGCTGTTGAAAATGAGCGAGTTTCTCATACTTTAGAAAATGATGTTCCGATTGAAACTATACAAAGATCGGATGCTTCTCCTATGAGCAATTCCCTTGTTACTACCAATCCAAATTCTTCCTCTGTACTAGTACAGCAACCTACGCTGAATAATGGAAGTAATGCAGGTTCGACTAATATCTTCCCACATATAAACACAAACAATATGGATAATTACAGACGATCTTCTTCATTCGTATATTTTAATCCATACTACAACACTAATACTGGTTATAATCATAGTGTGGTTAGTTTCACTTCTGGagtgaataataatagtaacagTTATGCTGTTAATGGACCAGCTCCTATTAGAAATTTAAGTACCCCTTCGTTGACTGGTACGTTTACACCTAATGTCAATTTTCCTACTGGTACTTCCATATCTTTCCCCCAACAACCACAATTTTATACGGCATTCACTAATAATCCGTATACTTTAAATGCAAATAACCCTAATTTTATGTTTACACCTGCTGCTACTATTCATAGTAACAGTAATGCAAGTGCTAATACTATCAACACTACAGCTTCGAGCataaattatattgatACAATGGTTATTGATAAACCTGACACTATTACTAATACTGCTGGTGCAATATCTGTGTCAAATAGTGCTACAAATATTCCAACTCATGTAATTAATGTGGCTAGCGACGATTTACCAACTTTTATAGcagatgataataatacgACAACGGGTAAAAGATCATCAACCTCTAATCAAATGGGAACACataaaagatataaagCCGATAGTGCAAGCCCTAAATCTATCACTACTAACGTTAATGACAACGGTTATATTATTGTCGACGTTGATAACACTAACAAGGGGAAGATTCAAGACTTTGAGACCAAggataaatataaaagcGACGATAAAGACAAAAAGAgagatatatatttatataaagatCAAGATAAGGATAAATTTGTGGAAAAGAGTGATTGTATTTTGAAGGGAACAATAGCCAATACCGATGTCAACTCTAATGATAGAATTTATGGTATTTACAATAGTAGTCATTCTAATAGCACTGCTCACagtaataccaataataacaaaaacagtAGTAGCAACCATCATCCTATATTCCGGAGCAAGGCACCCGTTTTAACTAAAggtgatttatttaaaaaaccTTATGATCCAATAACTGgcaaaaattatttttttgttgacgTTTCTTCCGCAGACGTtgattccaaaaaaaacaaaaggaaacagaagaaaaagagtaCCAATGAGAACAACAAAGATGATGGCTTAATATTAACGGCACCTTGCCCTGAGTTTAATATTCAACTAGAACAAGACATTTGTAATGTTTATAATATCTATAATGAATATTATGGTTCTTTAAAAATCCAAATTGAGGGATATACCCGTGACTATGGGAAAAAGGGGCTAATTAAATTtacgaaaaaaagaacgtaccaaaaaagaaaagcgCTGGTTGCATTAATCGAAAaaatttgttctttttataATGATGAATATGATCCTGAAAAAGTTGTTGATATCATTGAGAAGTATAGACTTGAACAAAATAAGAGCGTTGCCTGGGTTTGTAACAATCTAAATGagtttaaaaattctttaatGGAATATTCTgaagttatttttaaagcttTATCTGAAGACGACAACGACGGT